One region of Methanosphaera cuniculi genomic DNA includes:
- the nrdD gene encoding anaerobic ribonucleoside-triphosphate reductase has protein sequence MNDDLNISRSKIIGHIYEENRENANIIRSPEQILWHIGNDIMEEVALSKLPSNLRRLHTSGKVHFHDLSSLPYRSMNCCQSDARFIAMMGLRAAGTTGRGVYAKPATRLKSFVHQLSEAMHAAQSNLSGGQGMPHLNVFIAPFVADMGYEEIRKGIQSFIYNLSVLYSSRGSQTTFSSVQLDVGMPDFLMDEPAYANGGNVVGTYGDFVEESQKVLRAFTEEMLKGDGNGHPFLFPNSIYTLRKESFNDEFEEELELAHRVSAKHGNNYFLNLTNKSTPEDVSVMGCRTQLGSDWTGNPLTDCLRCGNLSYVSLNLPRIGLDCRGSEESFFEILGERMDMIREFLALRRGQAKKLWGLDTFPFLNQRDKNGDLYYNMDNCTDSFGIVGMNDLCHNMLNKGIETLEGQDFALRVLDFMNERKNEYSDMNPDIRYSIIGSPAESACGRFAIMDKKLYGDKAYCNGSEGEYYYSNSCHFPVDTEYGLIEKIKWESKTHPLMTGGAILNAWIGESYTTWDSLRSFTDKICNTDARYYTFSSAMTICDRCDMVMKGIQDTCVRCGCTDSLRTLDKITGYLQNTSGWNNSKQREFIDRKRKW, from the coding sequence ATGAATGACGATCTAAACATATCAAGAAGTAAAATAATAGGGCATATATACGAAGAAAACAGAGAAAATGCTAATATCATACGAAGCCCTGAACAAATACTATGGCATATAGGTAATGACATAATGGAAGAAGTAGCACTAAGCAAACTACCAAGCAACTTAAGACGATTACATACAAGTGGTAAAGTTCACTTCCACGACCTATCAAGCTTGCCGTATAGATCGATGAATTGTTGTCAGTCAGATGCTCGTTTTATAGCAATGATGGGATTACGTGCGGCTGGAACAACAGGGCGTGGTGTATATGCTAAGCCTGCAACAAGACTTAAAAGTTTTGTCCACCAGTTGAGCGAAGCTATGCACGCTGCACAAAGTAACCTAAGTGGTGGACAAGGAATGCCACACTTAAATGTATTTATTGCTCCTTTCGTTGCAGATATGGGTTATGAAGAAATAAGAAAAGGTATTCAAAGTTTTATATATAATTTGTCTGTACTTTATAGTAGTAGGGGGAGTCAAACAACATTTAGTAGTGTACAACTGGATGTTGGTATGCCTGATTTTTTAATGGATGAACCAGCATATGCTAATGGTGGAAATGTTGTAGGAACTTATGGTGATTTCGTAGAGGAGTCACAGAAAGTATTACGTGCATTTACTGAAGAAATGCTTAAAGGTGATGGTAATGGTCATCCTTTCCTTTTCCCTAATAGTATTTATACTCTTCGTAAGGAAAGTTTTAATGATGAATTTGAAGAAGAATTAGAATTAGCACATAGAGTTAGTGCTAAACATGGTAATAATTATTTTCTTAATTTAACTAATAAAAGTACTCCTGAAGATGTTAGTGTTATGGGTTGTCGTACACAGTTGGGCAGTGACTGGACGGGTAATCCACTAACGGATTGTCTTCGTTGTGGTAATCTTTCTTATGTATCATTGAACTTACCTCGTATTGGTCTTGATTGTCGTGGTAGTGAAGAAAGTTTCTTTGAAATACTTGGTGAACGTATGGACATGATACGTGAATTCCTTGCTCTTCGTCGGGGACAAGCTAAGAAATTATGGGGTTTAGATACTTTTCCATTTCTTAATCAACGTGATAAAAATGGGGATCTTTATTATAATATGGATAATTGTACAGATTCATTTGGTATTGTAGGAATGAATGATTTATGTCACAATATGCTTAATAAAGGTATTGAAACATTAGAAGGTCAAGATTTCGCACTACGTGTACTTGATTTTATGAATGAACGAAAAAATGAGTATAGTGATATGAATCCAGATATTCGTTATAGTATTATTGGTAGTCCTGCAGAAAGTGCTTGTGGACGTTTTGCTATAATGGATAAAAAATTATATGGTGATAAAGCATATTGTAATGGATCTGAGGGAGAATATTATTATAGTAATAGTTGTCATTTTCCTGTAGATACTGAATATGGTCTTATTGAAAAGATTAAATGGGAATCTAAAACTCATCCTCTTATGACTGGTGGTGCTATTCTTAATGCCTGGATAGGTGAAAGTTATACTACTTGGGATAGTCTTCGATCTTTTACTGATAAAATTTGTAATACTGATGCTCGTTACTATACTTTTAGTAGTGCTATGACTATTTGTGATCGTTGTGATATGGTTATGAAAGGTATTCAAGATACTTGTGTCAGATGTGGATGTACTGATTCTCTTCGTACTCTTGATAAGATTACTGGTTATCTTCAAAATACTAGTGGATGGAATAATAGTAAACAACGTGAATTTATTGATCGTAAACGTAAATGGTAA
- the dcd gene encoding dCTP deaminase encodes MTVCSDKTLKRLIQTEQLVIRPCPEDEQYQPASIDLRLANDWVKLKKGSKISHVRYGSSEYIIQPDEFLLARTLEHVEIPPHMVGRVEGRSSYGRLGLMIHITAGFIDPGFKGTITLELKNISSKPIILHEGDCICQLVMEYLDCPCEVPYNGHYQNQELCGRSVLSDKFVNE; translated from the coding sequence ATGACAGTTTGTAGTGATAAAACATTAAAAAGACTTATTCAAACAGAACAATTAGTAATTCGTCCATGTCCAGAAGATGAACAATATCAACCTGCTAGTATTGATCTTAGACTTGCTAATGATTGGGTTAAACTAAAAAAAGGTTCTAAGATTAGTCATGTAAGATATGGTAGTAGTGAATATATTATCCAACCTGATGAATTCTTACTTGCACGTACATTAGAACATGTAGAAATACCGCCCCATATGGTAGGTCGTGTAGAGGGTAGAAGTAGTTATGGACGACTTGGTTTAATGATTCATATTACAGCAGGTTTTATTGATCCAGGTTTTAAAGGAACAATTACTCTTGAACTGAAAAATATTAGTAGTAAACCTATTATTCTTCATGAAGGTGATTGTATTTGTCAACTTGTTATGGAGTATCTTGATTGTCCTTGTGAAGTTCCTTATAATGGGCATTATCAGAATCAAGAACTTTGTGGACGTAGTGTTTTATCTGATAAATTTGTAAATGAATAA
- a CDS encoding dTMP kinase — translation MAEYIVFEGIDGAGKSSLIELLHDKLINDGYNVLCIREPSHEILTNPNDDVISTLEFALDRMKQFKRIDFEAYDYVISDRSFYSNIAYQGTSESKIEWIVGVNSFARRPDRFIFVDIAGDTSCKRELGFVDPDMALFLDCCRERYLYLLPDNHLLLDGNVSFEDNLERIMLYLLRG, via the coding sequence ATGGCTGAATATATAGTATTTGAAGGAATTGATGGAGCGGGTAAATCTTCTCTTATAGAACTTCTTCATGATAAATTAATTAATGATGGATATAATGTATTATGTATCCGTGAACCATCACATGAAATTTTAACTAATCCTAATGATGATGTTATTTCAACACTTGAATTTGCATTAGATCGTATGAAACAATTTAAACGTATTGATTTTGAAGCATATGATTATGTTATTAGTGATCGTTCTTTTTATAGTAATATTGCATACCAGGGTACATCTGAATCTAAAATAGAATGGATTGTTGGTGTTAATAGTTTTGCACGTCGTCCTGATCGTTTTATTTTTGTTGATATTGCTGGGGATACTAGTTGTAAACGTGAATTAGGATTTGTTGATCCTGATATGGCTTTATTCCTTGATTGTTGTCGTGAACGTTATCTTTATTTACTTCCAGATAATCATTTACTTCTTGATGGTAATGTTTCTTTTGAAGATAATTTAGAACGTATTATGTTATATCTTTTGAGGGGATGA